The [Bacillus] selenitireducens MLS10 genome includes a region encoding these proteins:
- the glgD gene encoding glucose-1-phosphate adenylyltransferase subunit GlgD gives MEPLLGLINLDNEHDFLEELTYFRCGAATPFAGRYRMIDFTLSNMVNSGVEEVAIFTNHKYRALMDHIKTGADWELARRHGRVFILPPDWNDPTDISRGDLRHFHNNRDFFHRSKAENVIISGSQYLTNVNALKAYEYHLERDADVTVIQTNVPEPGDEHRQLLRIESDEDGWVKGFSSDPANSKVFTNVYIIKKEVLLQLVDFCIAYHKDNFFLDGVRGKLPDLKIQHYSFNGYGMFINSIQSYYKNNLSLLQPDNYKKLFFKNQLIKTKLSNEPPAKYVNGSAVTKSMVSNGCVIEGTVDNSVLFRGVKISPTATVKNSIIMQRCVIEDNVHLENVILDKDVHVSAGQQLIGSKDKPYVVAKRQRV, from the coding sequence ATGGAGCCATTACTCGGACTGATCAACCTAGACAATGAACATGATTTCCTGGAAGAACTGACCTACTTCCGCTGCGGGGCCGCCACGCCGTTTGCAGGCCGTTACCGCATGATTGACTTCACGCTTTCCAACATGGTGAACTCCGGCGTGGAAGAAGTGGCCATTTTCACCAATCACAAATACCGCGCTTTAATGGACCATATCAAAACCGGTGCCGACTGGGAGCTTGCAAGGCGTCACGGCAGGGTGTTCATTCTGCCGCCGGACTGGAACGACCCGACGGATATTTCCCGCGGTGATCTCCGGCATTTCCACAACAACCGTGACTTCTTTCACCGCTCAAAAGCGGAGAACGTCATCATTTCCGGCAGCCAGTATCTGACCAATGTCAATGCCCTCAAGGCGTATGAGTATCATCTTGAGCGGGATGCCGACGTCACGGTGATTCAGACGAATGTTCCTGAACCTGGCGACGAGCACCGACAGCTTCTCCGGATTGAAAGTGATGAAGACGGCTGGGTAAAAGGGTTCTCGAGTGACCCTGCAAACTCCAAAGTGTTCACCAATGTGTACATCATCAAAAAAGAGGTGCTGCTTCAACTCGTTGATTTCTGCATCGCCTACCATAAAGACAATTTCTTTTTGGACGGTGTCAGAGGCAAGTTACCAGACCTGAAAATCCAGCACTACAGCTTTAACGGATACGGCATGTTTATTAACTCCATTCAAAGCTACTACAAGAATAACCTGTCCCTTTTGCAGCCGGACAATTACAAAAAGCTGTTTTTCAAGAACCAGCTAATAAAAACCAAGCTCAGTAACGAACCGCCTGCCAAGTATGTCAACGGCAGTGCTGTCACGAAATCCATGGTATCAAACGGCTGCGTGATCGAGGGTACGGTCGATAACAGCGTCCTGTTCCGCGGGGTCAAAATTTCTCCGACGGCGACGGTCAAAAATTCCATCATCATGCAGCGCTGCGTGATCGAAGACAACGTTCACCTTGAGAACGTCATTCTCGACAAAGACGTGCATGTATCTGCAGGACAACAGCTCATCGGTTCAAAAGACAAGCCCTACGTGGTCGCCAAACGCCAACGCGTCTGA
- a CDS encoding glycogen/starch/alpha-glucan phosphorylase: MQQYTKEEYIKLIEDKLKRKRRKTLDDATENDLYVVISSIVQDSVTPDWMETQKEYVKNRNKQVYYLSMEFLIGRLVESNLLNCGLLDVTNESLQELGYNPQDVYSQEHDAALGNGGLGRLAACFLDSIASMGYAGHGAGIRYRYGLFEQRIIHGNQVELPDYWLKNEYPWETRKPEESVEVQFGGRVIEHTRRDGSLEVQYVDTDKVTAVPYDVPVIGYQNEVVNTLRLWSAEISANDQSGRTGSGPSYYHHLEHVHSIEQISGFLYPDDSTFEGKELRLKQQYFLVSATIKNIINKFRENHGLPLSQLQDYVTIQINDTHPSLAVPELMRVLMDEEGYPWDDAWEVTRHVMAYTNHTTLSEALEKWPEDMMKGLLPRIYMIIHEINERFCQGLYYDHEELRPHIADMAIISYGQVHMAHLAIVGSYSVNGVAKIHTEILKKKEMKNFYSLYPEKFNNKTNGITHRRWLLQVNPCLSDKITEAIGPQWIHEPNKLISLLRFTNDKPFLDDMAVCKKHSKELLAKYVYETQGLKIDTDSIFDVQIKRLHEYKRQLMNVFHIIYLYNELKDNPSLDMTPRTFLFAAKAAPSYHLAKEVIKLIHHVASVVNHDPDIKGKIKVVFLENYNVSLAEKMIPAAEVSEQISTASKEASGTGNMKMMMNGAITCGTLDGANIEIRDFVGDDNIFIFGLTADEVLDYYQNGGYNAQEIYHSDTRIKRILDQLNGGIFGTEEIEFKDIFYNILYHNDPYFVLKDFVPYLETHELIERSYRHKREWQRMSATNIAHSGKFSSDRTIREYATGIWKL, encoded by the coding sequence TTGCAACAGTATACAAAAGAAGAATACATCAAGCTCATAGAAGACAAATTAAAACGAAAACGCCGGAAAACACTCGATGATGCCACAGAAAACGATCTGTATGTAGTGATTTCTTCCATCGTTCAGGATTCCGTCACCCCGGACTGGATGGAAACGCAGAAAGAATACGTCAAAAACCGAAACAAGCAGGTTTATTACCTGTCCATGGAATTCCTGATCGGGCGCCTCGTCGAAAGCAATCTTTTGAATTGCGGGCTTCTCGATGTCACAAATGAATCCCTGCAGGAACTCGGTTATAATCCGCAGGATGTGTACAGTCAGGAACACGATGCGGCACTCGGTAACGGCGGACTCGGCCGACTTGCAGCCTGTTTCCTTGATTCCATTGCTTCAATGGGCTACGCCGGCCACGGCGCGGGCATCCGCTACCGGTACGGTCTTTTTGAACAGCGCATTATCCACGGCAATCAGGTAGAGCTGCCGGATTACTGGCTCAAAAATGAATACCCGTGGGAAACACGGAAGCCGGAAGAATCGGTGGAAGTGCAGTTCGGTGGCCGGGTCATTGAACATACCCGCCGTGACGGATCTCTCGAAGTCCAATATGTCGACACGGATAAAGTAACCGCGGTTCCCTATGACGTGCCGGTGATCGGTTATCAGAACGAAGTGGTTAATACCCTCAGACTGTGGAGTGCAGAGATCTCTGCCAATGATCAGTCCGGTCGAACCGGTTCCGGTCCAAGCTACTATCATCATCTCGAACACGTTCATTCCATCGAACAGATTTCCGGATTTCTGTATCCGGATGATTCCACCTTTGAAGGCAAAGAACTCCGCTTAAAACAGCAGTATTTCCTGGTGTCGGCAACGATCAAAAACATCATCAACAAGTTCCGGGAAAATCACGGACTACCGCTGTCACAGCTTCAGGATTATGTCACCATTCAGATCAATGACACGCACCCGTCCCTTGCCGTCCCTGAACTTATGCGGGTCCTGATGGATGAAGAAGGTTATCCGTGGGATGATGCCTGGGAAGTGACCCGTCACGTGATGGCGTATACGAACCACACCACGTTAAGTGAAGCGCTCGAGAAGTGGCCGGAAGACATGATGAAAGGCCTGCTCCCGAGAATTTATATGATCATTCACGAAATTAACGAGCGGTTTTGCCAGGGTCTGTATTATGATCACGAGGAACTCCGTCCACATATTGCAGACATGGCGATTATTTCATACGGACAGGTTCACATGGCGCACTTAGCCATTGTCGGCAGTTACAGCGTAAACGGAGTGGCCAAGATTCATACGGAAATTCTCAAGAAGAAAGAAATGAAGAATTTCTACTCGCTCTATCCGGAGAAATTCAACAACAAGACGAACGGCATAACCCACCGCAGATGGTTGCTTCAAGTGAATCCTTGTCTGTCGGACAAGATCACCGAAGCCATCGGACCGCAGTGGATTCATGAGCCAAACAAACTCATTTCACTTCTCAGGTTCACAAACGATAAGCCGTTCCTCGATGATATGGCTGTCTGCAAGAAACACAGCAAAGAATTGCTCGCCAAGTACGTTTATGAAACACAGGGACTGAAAATCGATACGGACTCCATTTTCGACGTCCAGATCAAACGTCTCCATGAATACAAGCGTCAGCTGATGAACGTGTTCCACATCATTTATCTTTATAACGAGCTGAAGGATAACCCGTCACTCGACATGACGCCAAGAACCTTCCTGTTCGCAGCGAAAGCAGCACCAAGCTATCACCTTGCGAAGGAAGTCATTAAACTGATTCATCACGTAGCTTCCGTCGTCAATCATGATCCGGACATTAAAGGCAAGATCAAAGTGGTCTTCCTCGAGAACTACAACGTCAGTCTTGCAGAGAAAATGATCCCTGCCGCTGAAGTCAGTGAACAGATTTCCACCGCGTCGAAAGAAGCATCCGGAACCGGAAACATGAAAATGATGATGAACGGGGCCATCACCTGCGGAACCCTTGACGGTGCCAACATCGAGATCCGTGATTTCGTCGGCGATGACAACATCTTCATCTTTGGTCTGACTGCCGATGAGGTGCTTGATTATTACCAGAACGGCGGATATAATGCGCAGGAGATTTATCACTCTGATACCCGAATCAAGCGTATTCTTGATCAGTTAAATGGCGGTATCTTCGGAACCGAAGAAATCGAATTTAAGGATATCTTCTACAACATCCTGTATCACAACGATCCGTACTTCGTGTTGAAGGATTTCGTTCCTTACCTCGAAACCCATGAACTGATCGAACGTTCATACAGACACAAACGTGAATGGCAACGAATGAGCGCGACAAACATCGCTCACTCCGGAAAGTTTTCCAGTGACCGGACCATTCGCGAGTACGCAACCGGGATTTGGAAGCTGTAA
- a CDS encoding MFS transporter, with the protein MSEKRMFLNMKLFYFFAYFGFGGLFPLLSVYLQEDVGLRGSQIGVITSIGPIVMIMIQPVWGMLSDVTKKPRLLLTFSVIGAGLVGFSYLFVEEYAVLVAVAAGVAVFQSAMIPLSDSMAMSYVRQNGGDYGSIRMWGAAGFAVSVWLMGTLSDLYGMQVIFYGFFIVLLISAYFAAGMPKETETTKVDLKNGLKKLSTIPEFMIFLVVTFLVFGPIMANNFYFGLLIQFAGGTLAGVGLAFLLAAGSEIPFMRMAGSWISRIGILGVLLIAAAASAVRWIYYGTGPSHEWIYVTTIIQGLSIGLFVPAALQYVSDLAPAEVKVTAVAIYSAMGNGVGAWFFSISAGMIMEWSSIVTVYVFYGAMSALGALLTLWMIVRQKKYGKPVLQHEGPEIIG; encoded by the coding sequence ATGAGTGAAAAGCGTATGTTTTTGAATATGAAACTGTTCTATTTTTTCGCCTATTTCGGGTTTGGCGGGCTGTTCCCGCTGCTCAGCGTGTATTTGCAGGAGGATGTCGGTCTGAGAGGCTCGCAAATTGGTGTCATCACTTCGATCGGTCCGATTGTGATGATCATGATCCAGCCGGTCTGGGGGATGCTCAGTGATGTGACGAAGAAACCGAGACTCCTGCTAACGTTTTCGGTGATCGGTGCAGGACTTGTCGGATTCAGCTATCTCTTTGTGGAGGAGTATGCGGTTCTCGTGGCGGTGGCTGCAGGGGTTGCAGTGTTTCAAAGTGCGATGATTCCACTTTCCGACAGCATGGCCATGAGCTATGTCCGTCAAAACGGCGGCGATTACGGGTCGATCCGGATGTGGGGCGCAGCGGGCTTTGCCGTGTCGGTCTGGCTGATGGGGACACTGTCAGATCTCTATGGGATGCAGGTCATCTTTTACGGCTTCTTTATTGTATTACTGATCAGCGCCTATTTTGCCGCAGGCATGCCGAAAGAAACGGAGACGACGAAAGTGGATTTGAAGAATGGCTTGAAGAAACTGTCCACCATTCCGGAATTCATGATCTTTCTGGTTGTGACGTTTCTGGTTTTCGGACCAATTATGGCGAATAACTTTTATTTTGGGCTGTTGATTCAATTTGCAGGCGGGACGCTCGCAGGCGTGGGCCTGGCCTTCCTGCTTGCTGCAGGGAGTGAAATTCCGTTTATGCGGATGGCAGGAAGCTGGATCAGCCGGATCGGTATTTTGGGCGTTCTCCTCATTGCTGCAGCCGCATCAGCTGTCCGCTGGATCTACTATGGAACCGGACCGTCTCATGAATGGATTTATGTGACGACCATTATTCAGGGACTCAGTATCGGACTGTTTGTTCCTGCGGCTCTCCAGTATGTCAGTGACCTTGCACCGGCAGAAGTCAAAGTGACGGCGGTTGCTATTTATTCCGCGATGGGGAACGGTGTCGGAGCCTGGTTTTTCAGTATCAGCGCGGGGATGATCATGGAATGGTCATCGATTGTTACCGTCTATGTCTTCTATGGCGCCATGTCCGCTCTGGGTGCACTATTGACACTGTGGATGATCGTCCGTCAGAAGAAATACGGAAAACCTGTCTTGCAGCACGAGGGGCCTGAAATCATCGGGTAA
- the glgA gene encoding glycogen synthase GlgA: MKNILFTASECTPFIKTGGLADVIGSLPQALVKENLANVRVILPKYGEIPDQWHEQMEEIASFPVRIGWRNQGAKLFKLEHDAITFYFIENHHYFERHGIYGYYDDGERFVFYSKAVIESLPYLDFVPDILHAHDWQAGLAVAFANILQPVKNMKTIFTIHNIKYQGMLHYEAFDDLFNIPREHFAGFEWNGMLNAMKSGIFHADKITTVSPTYAEEIKEPFYGEGLESLLRDRQGDLSGIINGINTDDYNPMKDPYIHANYQHSRVKKKENKKKLQEMIGLPVKPDVPMYIAISRFVEQKGFHLVEHILHDFLQQDVQVVILGTGEYEFESSFSWFAQNFPEKMATLLKFDEGLARQLYAAADFFLMPSKFEPCGLSQLISLQYKTVPIVRETGGLKDTVHPFNEFTGEGNGFSFQNYNAHELLEQMEYSLKIYHSDKLWQTLLKNVNKSKFSWTDSAVQYAELYKDLAASHTEGE, encoded by the coding sequence ATGAAAAACATTTTGTTTACCGCTTCAGAATGTACACCTTTTATTAAAACAGGGGGCCTTGCGGATGTTATCGGGTCTCTTCCACAGGCCCTCGTCAAAGAGAATCTCGCAAATGTCAGGGTGATTCTCCCTAAATACGGGGAAATCCCGGATCAGTGGCACGAACAAATGGAGGAGATCGCATCCTTCCCTGTCAGAATCGGCTGGCGCAATCAGGGGGCGAAACTGTTCAAACTCGAACATGATGCCATCACGTTTTACTTCATTGAAAACCACCACTATTTTGAAAGGCACGGCATTTACGGCTATTACGATGACGGAGAACGTTTTGTTTTCTATTCAAAAGCCGTGATCGAAAGCCTGCCTTATCTGGATTTCGTACCGGATATTTTGCATGCCCATGACTGGCAGGCGGGATTGGCCGTCGCGTTTGCCAACATCCTGCAGCCGGTCAAAAACATGAAGACCATCTTTACGATTCATAACATCAAATATCAGGGGATGCTTCATTATGAGGCCTTCGATGATCTCTTCAACATTCCGAGAGAACACTTTGCCGGTTTTGAGTGGAACGGCATGTTGAACGCCATGAAGAGCGGGATCTTTCATGCGGACAAGATCACGACCGTCAGCCCCACCTACGCCGAAGAGATTAAAGAGCCTTTTTATGGCGAGGGACTTGAGTCCCTGTTGCGGGACAGACAGGGGGATCTGAGCGGCATCATCAACGGGATCAATACCGATGATTACAATCCGATGAAGGATCCGTATATCCATGCCAACTATCAGCACTCAAGAGTGAAGAAGAAAGAAAATAAAAAGAAGCTCCAGGAGATGATCGGGCTCCCGGTAAAACCGGATGTGCCGATGTACATCGCCATTTCCCGCTTCGTGGAGCAAAAAGGCTTTCACCTGGTGGAGCACATTCTCCATGATTTCCTCCAACAGGATGTCCAGGTCGTGATTCTCGGAACCGGTGAATATGAATTCGAGTCATCCTTCTCATGGTTTGCCCAGAACTTCCCGGAGAAGATGGCAACGCTCCTCAAATTTGATGAAGGCCTTGCAAGACAGCTTTATGCGGCGGCGGATTTCTTTTTGATGCCATCCAAATTCGAACCTTGCGGCCTGTCGCAGCTGATTTCCCTCCAGTACAAAACGGTTCCCATCGTCCGCGAAACCGGTGGTCTGAAAGACACCGTGCATCCGTTTAACGAATTCACCGGCGAAGGGAACGGCTTCAGTTTTCAAAATTACAATGCCCACGAGCTTCTCGAGCAGATGGAGTATTCATTGAAGATCTATCACAGTGACAAGCTATGGCAAACCCTTTTGAAAAACGTCAACAAAAGCAAGTTCAGCTGGACAGATTCCGCCGTTCAATATGCGGAACTGTACAAAGATCTTGCCGCTTCACACACAGAAGGAGAGTGA
- the cysK gene encoding cysteine synthase A, with translation MKVVMNIAELIGDTPLLKLNQLTEEDSADVYLKLEFMNPSGSVKDRAASNMITEAERQGHLNPDSIIVEPTSGNTGIGLAMAAAAKGYKAILVMPDTMSQERINLLKAYGAKVELTPGDKKMPGAIERAHEIIKETPGSFMPMQFENSANPDVHRDTTAREIIECMDSIGKDLSAFVAASGTGGTVTGTGEELKKRYEDLTVHVVEPKGSPVLSGGKPGPHKLVGTSPGFVPPILNQDVYDEIFCISDEDAYETTHRLAREEGVLVGPSSGAACYAALQVAKRLSPDQAVVAIACDTGERYLSTDLFEFDKQ, from the coding sequence ATGAAAGTCGTAATGAACATTGCAGAACTGATTGGCGATACACCGCTATTGAAATTAAACCAACTGACAGAGGAGGACAGTGCAGATGTCTATCTGAAACTCGAATTTATGAATCCAAGCGGCAGTGTCAAAGACCGCGCAGCCTCCAACATGATTACCGAAGCGGAAAGGCAGGGGCACCTGAACCCGGACTCCATCATCGTCGAACCCACCTCCGGCAATACAGGAATCGGTCTCGCGATGGCCGCCGCTGCCAAAGGCTACAAAGCGATCCTCGTCATGCCCGATACGATGAGTCAAGAGCGCATCAATCTGCTGAAAGCCTATGGTGCCAAAGTCGAATTGACTCCGGGCGATAAAAAAATGCCAGGCGCCATCGAACGCGCCCACGAAATCATCAAAGAAACTCCGGGCAGTTTTATGCCGATGCAGTTTGAAAACAGTGCCAATCCCGATGTACACCGGGATACAACAGCCCGGGAAATCATCGAATGCATGGACAGCATCGGTAAAGACCTCTCCGCCTTCGTTGCCGCATCAGGAACCGGCGGTACTGTTACAGGTACAGGTGAAGAACTGAAAAAGCGGTACGAGGATCTCACCGTTCATGTCGTCGAACCAAAAGGTTCTCCCGTTCTATCCGGAGGCAAACCGGGGCCGCATAAACTCGTGGGCACAAGTCCCGGCTTCGTCCCTCCAATCTTAAATCAGGACGTCTACGACGAGATTTTCTGTATCTCCGACGAAGACGCCTATGAGACCACACACCGTCTCGCCCGTGAAGAAGGGGTCCTTGTCGGGCCTTCCTCCGGTGCCGCCTGCTATGCAGCCCTGCAGGTCGCAAAACGACTCTCTCCCGATCAGGCCGTCGTTGCCATTGCCTGCGATACCGGCGAGCGGTATTTATCCACCGATTTGTTTGAATTTGATAAGCAGTAA
- a CDS encoding nuclease-related domain-containing protein produces MAQLIKLSEYVSRYEIDIYRYPSRYVRLKKERWQRLKQDWEARQKRQRLMQPWIRRDPDDPSKLRQAVSKWRKLFSSDAADDFDWELEDQSEEKTFEELKDKFRDELFRFQISWASSTVSEISQVKKSYYYDGFLRFLTQELPDTVFVMYHPVCYLKKAPVDMDVLLITPSEIWIIRHLRGSDQTIFNRESDRHWVQTKQDRKERFMNPYVDLRRMKQVLDYLLEGSDTVMPVRQAVLSMEGFIDVSKLSTKTFLYDRRTIHEFKEKLLRSSAPIKSHQLKIADKLLANSMTISSIRDNMELEEEPLDSNPENRYD; encoded by the coding sequence GTGGCACAATTAATTAAACTGTCTGAATATGTCTCACGATATGAAATTGATATATACCGTTACCCGAGCCGTTATGTCCGATTAAAAAAAGAACGCTGGCAACGCCTGAAACAGGACTGGGAGGCCAGACAAAAGCGTCAGCGCCTCATGCAGCCATGGATCAGGAGAGATCCTGATGATCCGTCGAAGCTGAGGCAGGCTGTAAGCAAATGGCGGAAACTGTTCTCCTCGGATGCGGCGGATGATTTTGACTGGGAGCTTGAAGATCAGTCCGAAGAGAAAACATTTGAAGAACTGAAAGACAAGTTCAGAGATGAATTGTTCCGATTTCAGATCAGCTGGGCAAGCTCGACGGTTTCGGAGATTTCTCAGGTAAAAAAAAGTTATTATTACGACGGATTCTTGCGTTTTCTCACCCAGGAACTTCCGGATACGGTGTTTGTGATGTATCATCCCGTCTGTTATTTAAAGAAAGCACCGGTGGATATGGATGTCTTGTTGATTACCCCTTCAGAAATCTGGATCATCCGGCATTTGCGCGGGTCTGATCAGACGATCTTCAACCGTGAATCAGACCGGCACTGGGTACAGACGAAACAGGACAGAAAAGAACGGTTTATGAATCCCTATGTTGATCTTCGGCGTATGAAGCAGGTACTGGATTATCTGCTTGAAGGAAGTGATACGGTTATGCCGGTCAGACAGGCTGTTCTGTCGATGGAAGGATTTATCGATGTGTCCAAGCTCAGTACGAAAACCTTTCTTTATGATCGCCGGACGATCCATGAGTTCAAAGAAAAATTGCTACGCAGCTCCGCTCCGATTAAATCACATCAGTTAAAGATCGCGGATAAACTGCTTGCTAACAGTATGACCATTTCGAGTATTCGGGATAATATGGAACTTGAGGAAGAACCCCTTGATTCGAATCCTGAAAACCGCTATGATTAA
- the thpR gene encoding RNA 2',3'-cyclic phosphodiesterase → MNPHLFIGLPVNEALKACALKWQRNLNGHQHYKRLMHPDDLHLTLAFLGATPDTDAALLWEDFKQHVRGFQPFTLCFDRIDGFGHPDHPRVLYLSPKPSESLTKIKHLTDAHIQAAGLHVSYKPFHPHVTLMKKWQGNETVFDKGYSLPVFLEEPVQVGMDQICLYRIHPGKTPSYEVTGIISGSR, encoded by the coding sequence GTGAATCCGCATCTGTTTATCGGATTGCCCGTCAATGAGGCGTTAAAGGCATGCGCCCTCAAGTGGCAGCGAAACTTGAATGGCCATCAGCATTATAAGCGGTTGATGCATCCCGATGATCTGCATCTGACACTGGCTTTTTTGGGGGCAACACCGGATACGGACGCGGCGCTTCTCTGGGAGGATTTCAAACAGCATGTGCGCGGATTTCAGCCCTTTACGCTCTGTTTTGACCGTATAGACGGTTTTGGTCATCCGGATCATCCGAGGGTACTGTATCTGTCTCCAAAGCCCTCAGAGAGCCTGACGAAAATCAAACATCTGACAGACGCCCATATACAAGCCGCCGGGCTGCACGTATCGTACAAACCCTTTCACCCGCATGTTACACTGATGAAGAAGTGGCAGGGCAATGAAACGGTTTTTGACAAGGGGTATTCACTGCCTGTTTTCTTGGAAGAGCCTGTACAGGTTGGTATGGATCAGATCTGTTTATACCGGATTCATCCTGGCAAGACCCCGTCCTATGAGGTGACGGGAATAATCAGTGGAAGCAGGTGA